A part of Natronorubrum sediminis genomic DNA contains:
- the cgi121 gene encoding KEOPS complex subunit Cgi121: MELLECTLTVDDLDEFVAQLGRIGDRHDVTIQAFDARYVVDRSHLEHAQKLADRAIARGDNIARDRAVEILLYAAGRRQINRALEMGIDVGETDAIILIDADCSGNEGGNEDESAGALERETAARQELLTLDAVEPSGSTLESVDTETVCSFYDITDTERATTDASLSDLVRERVALLEVEK, encoded by the coding sequence GTGGAACTCCTCGAGTGTACACTGACGGTCGACGACCTCGACGAATTCGTCGCCCAACTGGGTCGAATCGGTGACCGACACGACGTGACGATCCAAGCCTTCGATGCGCGCTACGTCGTCGACCGCTCACACCTCGAGCACGCGCAAAAATTGGCAGACCGCGCCATCGCTCGTGGGGACAACATCGCCAGAGATCGAGCAGTCGAAATCCTGCTCTACGCCGCCGGTCGACGACAGATCAACCGTGCACTCGAGATGGGAATCGACGTCGGCGAAACGGACGCCATCATCCTGATCGACGCCGATTGCAGTGGAAATGAAGGGGGTAACGAAGACGAGAGTGCTGGGGCACTCGAACGGGAGACGGCTGCCCGGCAGGAACTGCTGACGTTAGACGCCGTCGAACCCTCCGGATCGACGCTCGAGTCCGTCGACACCGAAACGGTCTGTTCGTTTTACGACATCACCGACACCGAGCGGGCGACAACCGACGCGTCGCTTTCGGACCTCGTCCGCGAACGCGTGGCCTTACTCGAGGTCGAAAAGTGA
- a CDS encoding iron-sulfur cluster assembly protein, protein MTAQTSDEVTRRVVRERLDRVTDPELDRSIVRLEYVDAIEIAGNHVAVEFTLPTAWCSPAFAWMMASDARDEVETLQSVETATVTLREHVHEDAITRGVNNRRSFAEAFPDADGDVSAVRAELDRKARVARQYDAVEALLESGLDAATIVGLRLPDFETVSGDSAAEHGLGEIEDAETAAVHTDRSPGASDASERLAVYAHDRSFAVTLPGTPINHYVEKARETGLLSEPDARLFRTPEGDPIDSESFPLVHRRCRLAKVNMSSQGGICDGLREARTDRLEDATDN, encoded by the coding sequence ATGACTGCACAGACATCCGATGAGGTCACGCGGCGGGTCGTCCGCGAACGGTTGGATCGAGTCACCGATCCGGAACTCGACCGATCGATAGTCAGACTCGAGTACGTCGATGCGATCGAGATCGCGGGAAATCACGTCGCCGTCGAATTCACGCTGCCGACGGCGTGGTGTTCCCCGGCGTTCGCCTGGATGATGGCGAGCGACGCTCGAGACGAAGTAGAGACGCTCCAGTCGGTCGAAACGGCAACCGTCACGCTTCGTGAACACGTCCACGAGGACGCGATCACTCGCGGGGTGAACAATCGTCGCTCGTTTGCGGAGGCGTTTCCGGACGCCGACGGTGACGTCAGCGCCGTCCGTGCGGAGCTCGATAGAAAGGCACGCGTGGCCCGTCAGTACGATGCCGTCGAGGCGCTCCTCGAATCCGGCCTCGACGCGGCGACGATCGTCGGTCTCCGACTGCCTGATTTCGAGACCGTTTCCGGAGACTCCGCCGCCGAACACGGTCTCGGCGAGATCGAAGACGCCGAAACGGCTGCTGTACACACCGATAGATCTCCCGGAGCCAGCGACGCATCCGAACGACTCGCCGTCTACGCTCACGACCGCTCGTTCGCCGTCACGCTCCCGGGGACACCGATCAACCATTACGTCGAAAAGGCCCGCGAAACCGGCCTGCTCTCCGAACCGGACGCGCGTCTCTTTCGGACCCCCGAGGGCGACCCGATCGATTCCGAATCGTTCCCGCTCGTCCACCGACGCTGTCGCCTCGCGAAAGTCAATATGTCGAGTCAGGGCGGCATTTGCGATGGGCTTCGCGAGGCCAGGACGGATCGCCTCGAGGACGCCACTGACAATTGA
- a CDS encoding amidohydrolase family protein produces MYRHNGEDIFVIDGHVHLWDATESNIVHDGGEEFIQCFYDYHTTFTPEDRQWDIDEYRKYGAERMLDDLFSSAAVDMGIFQPTYLTDFYEDGFNTTEQNAELAEEYPERFVLNGSFDPRDADPGLEYLEELHETYDIPGVKLYTAEWRGDSKGWRLDDEDAFGFLERCSDLGIDNIHVHKGPTIRPLNRDAFDVKDVDDAASSFSDLNFVVEHVGLPRLDDFCWIAGQEPNVYGGLAVAAPFAQNRPGKFSEIMSELLWWLGEDRVLFGSDYALWNPDWLVEEVIEAELTQEDRLEYGVEWDLETKKKVMGENAAELYDIDIDDRRRTFQDDEISAQFGLEDHYANEEPATADD; encoded by the coding sequence ATGTACCGGCACAACGGAGAAGACATCTTCGTCATCGATGGTCACGTTCACCTATGGGATGCGACCGAGTCGAACATCGTTCACGACGGCGGGGAGGAGTTCATCCAGTGTTTTTACGATTATCACACGACGTTCACACCCGAGGACCGTCAGTGGGACATCGACGAATACCGAAAGTACGGTGCCGAGCGAATGCTCGACGACCTGTTCTCGAGTGCAGCAGTCGATATGGGAATCTTTCAGCCGACGTACCTCACCGACTTTTACGAAGATGGATTCAACACGACCGAGCAAAACGCCGAACTGGCCGAGGAGTATCCAGAGCGATTCGTCCTGAACGGGTCGTTCGACCCGCGAGATGCGGATCCGGGCCTCGAGTACCTCGAGGAATTGCACGAGACATACGATATTCCGGGCGTCAAACTCTACACCGCAGAGTGGCGTGGCGACTCGAAGGGGTGGCGACTGGATGACGAGGACGCGTTCGGCTTCCTCGAGCGGTGTAGCGACCTCGGAATCGACAATATTCACGTCCACAAGGGGCCGACGATCAGACCGTTGAATCGCGACGCATTCGACGTGAAAGACGTCGACGACGCGGCCTCGTCGTTCTCCGACCTCAACTTCGTCGTCGAACACGTCGGATTACCTCGCCTCGACGACTTCTGCTGGATCGCCGGGCAGGAACCGAACGTCTACGGTGGCCTCGCGGTCGCGGCACCGTTCGCACAAAATCGCCCCGGGAAGTTCTCGGAGATCATGTCCGAACTTCTCTGGTGGCTCGGTGAGGATCGAGTGTTGTTCGGTTCGGACTACGCCCTCTGGAACCCCGATTGGCTCGTTGAGGAAGTCATCGAAGCGGAACTCACCCAGGAAGACCGTCTCGAGTACGGCGTCGAATGGGATCTCGAGACGAAAAAGAAGGTGATGGGAGAAAATGCCGCCGAACTCTACGATATCGACATCGACGACAGACGGCGGACGTTCCAAGACGACGAGATAAGCGCGCAGTTCGGACTCGAGGATCACTATGCAAACGAAGAACCAGCAACGGCGGACGACTAA
- a CDS encoding NAD(P)-dependent alcohol dehydrogenase, translated as MQAARLHEYTDDMSQGLEIDDIDRPTVDRSDEVVVDVEGAGWCQTDNHIIEGMWTDYAPQDLPMTLGHENAGIVAETGDEVTLVEEGDPVICHPVQTCGICRPCRLGEDMYCENSAFNGLTTDGGFAESLLTNERAVIPLPEGVDPTEIAPHADAGITAYHAAKKAVRELNPGETAVVIGIGGLGHIGLQCLDTMSAADIVAVDRKDEALELAANLGAHHTVNSSEEELSSRVMDLTDDEGAQQVLDFVGADETTATAPEMVAAGGDHHVVGYGGNIHEPCQALVNGEFSFKGTLVGRYTELQELVSLVDRGDVELHTERHDLEEINTVAERLEHGEIEGRAVILPP; from the coding sequence ATGCAAGCAGCCCGTCTCCACGAGTATACCGACGACATGAGCCAGGGACTCGAGATCGACGACATCGACCGCCCAACGGTCGATCGGTCGGATGAAGTCGTCGTCGACGTCGAAGGCGCGGGATGGTGCCAGACTGACAACCACATTATCGAAGGAATGTGGACCGACTACGCCCCGCAGGACCTGCCGATGACGCTCGGTCACGAGAACGCAGGAATCGTCGCCGAAACCGGCGACGAAGTGACGCTCGTCGAGGAGGGTGACCCGGTCATCTGTCACCCCGTCCAAACGTGTGGCATCTGTCGCCCCTGTCGACTCGGCGAGGACATGTACTGTGAGAACAGCGCGTTCAACGGCCTCACAACCGACGGCGGATTCGCTGAGTCCCTGCTGACCAACGAGCGGGCAGTCATCCCACTACCGGAGGGCGTCGATCCGACCGAAATCGCCCCCCACGCGGACGCAGGGATTACGGCCTACCACGCCGCGAAGAAGGCAGTCCGAGAACTCAACCCCGGCGAGACGGCAGTCGTCATCGGCATCGGTGGACTCGGTCACATCGGACTCCAGTGTCTCGACACGATGAGCGCCGCGGATATCGTCGCCGTCGACCGCAAAGACGAGGCGCTCGAATTAGCCGCCAACCTCGGTGCGCACCACACCGTCAACTCGAGCGAGGAGGAACTCTCGAGCAGAGTGATGGACCTGACCGACGACGAAGGGGCCCAACAAGTGCTCGATTTCGTCGGCGCGGACGAAACCACTGCAACTGCACCTGAAATGGTCGCCGCGGGCGGCGATCACCACGTCGTCGGCTACGGCGGCAACATCCACGAACCGTGTCAGGCCCTCGTCAATGGCGAGTTCTCGTTCAAAGGGACGCTCGTCGGTCGCTACACCGAACTACAGGAACTCGTCTCGCTCGTCGATCGGGGAGACGTCGAATTGCACACCGAACGCCACGACCTCGAGGAGATCAACACCGTCGCGGAACGACTCGAGCACGGCGAGATCGAAGGTCGTGCGGTCATCCTCCCACCCTGA
- a CDS encoding oxidoreductase: MTTLEEPLEIGGVTVPNRLYRAPLLECAGNGPNAVDTLIDDLEPAAESGVGLICQGATIVRGDGGCAAPGMTRVHDPDFVSKLTRLTDRIHDHGSRIFLQLEHGGLRSMETWHAAYRRENPTLEQLAVSNPPWQLRALDRLGFLNYDPHVLSTDEVYELAADFGRCAASAVDAGYDGIHLAGANMGIVQQFLSPFYNRREDEFGGDPDSRLEFLAVVHDEIRDRAGDVPLITKVPAETATPPSPIVRRKLSLGDGVEIARRLEQIGYDGIVPVQASVVWDMSIVRGEYPDRAWANEQLHEEYDEAFGGAHRRRLVAGANWIQSRQYDFEAAWNEPFCRRVREQVSIPVLTEGGVRERAEMDRLLGRTADPEVPACDMVGMARPFYAEPKLGARLLESAADDTGKLPRVLCESCNNCTVPQVTGAPGICRTPTVLRKRGELERDGAYERDDV; encoded by the coding sequence ATGACCACCCTCGAGGAACCACTCGAGATCGGCGGCGTGACGGTCCCAAACCGGCTCTATCGTGCCCCGTTGCTCGAGTGTGCGGGAAACGGTCCGAACGCAGTCGATACCCTGATCGACGACCTCGAGCCAGCAGCCGAGTCGGGTGTCGGCCTTATTTGCCAGGGTGCGACAATCGTACGCGGCGACGGTGGCTGTGCTGCACCCGGAATGACTCGCGTACACGACCCCGACTTCGTCTCGAAACTCACTCGTCTGACCGACCGGATCCACGATCACGGCAGCCGGATCTTCCTGCAACTCGAGCACGGCGGCCTGCGAAGTATGGAAACCTGGCACGCTGCGTATCGTCGAGAGAACCCGACTCTCGAGCAACTAGCGGTTTCGAACCCGCCCTGGCAGTTGCGAGCGCTCGATCGGCTCGGATTTTTGAACTACGACCCGCACGTGCTCTCGACCGACGAGGTGTACGAACTCGCCGCGGATTTTGGTCGCTGCGCAGCCTCGGCCGTCGACGCCGGCTACGACGGAATCCACCTCGCCGGAGCCAACATGGGGATCGTCCAGCAGTTCCTCTCGCCGTTTTACAACCGACGCGAGGACGAGTTCGGCGGTGATCCCGACTCGAGACTCGAGTTTCTCGCCGTCGTCCACGACGAGATTCGCGACCGGGCCGGAGACGTTCCGCTGATCACCAAGGTGCCGGCCGAAACGGCTACACCGCCGTCACCGATCGTGCGTCGAAAGCTCTCCCTCGGAGATGGGGTCGAAATTGCACGGAGACTCGAGCAAATCGGCTACGACGGCATCGTGCCGGTGCAAGCCTCCGTCGTCTGGGATATGAGCATCGTTCGCGGGGAGTATCCCGACCGAGCGTGGGCGAACGAACAGTTACACGAGGAGTACGACGAAGCCTTCGGCGGCGCACATCGGCGGCGTCTCGTCGCTGGCGCAAACTGGATTCAGTCGCGACAGTACGACTTCGAAGCTGCGTGGAACGAACCGTTCTGTCGGCGCGTTCGTGAACAGGTCTCGATTCCAGTACTGACGGAAGGTGGCGTTCGCGAACGTGCGGAAATGGATCGATTACTCGGTAGGACGGCGGACCCCGAGGTGCCGGCTTGTGACATGGTCGGCATGGCTCGTCCGTTTTACGCCGAGCCAAAACTCGGGGCACGATTGCTCGAGTCCGCGGCCGATGATACGGGAAAATTGCCACGAGTGCTCTGTGAAAGCTGTAACAACTGCACCGTTCCACAGGTGACCGGCGCACCGGGAATCTGTCGGACCCCCACTGTTCTGCGAAAACGCGGCGAACTCGAGCGAGACGGGGCCTACGAACGTGATGACGTGTAA
- a CDS encoding IMP cyclohydrolase, translated as MYIGRFVVVGPDVGAYRVSSRSFPNRKISTRDDALTVGPTADAPETDNPYVSYNCLRLVDTPTGETAAFGNGSHVDPIAEKLELGYPARDALAESLLALDYEKDDYDTPRIGATIGADGEALIGTVRKDALFVETVEEPTLVATYEKNAPDSFEFEATTATEAATDAYDLEFEHAVCAAGVARTDNGFETALENGD; from the coding sequence ATGTACATCGGACGATTCGTCGTCGTCGGTCCCGACGTCGGTGCCTACCGCGTCTCATCACGATCCTTCCCGAACCGAAAGATTTCGACTCGAGACGACGCACTCACCGTCGGTCCCACGGCGGATGCACCCGAAACGGACAACCCGTACGTCTCGTATAATTGTCTCCGACTCGTCGACACCCCGACGGGCGAAACGGCCGCCTTCGGAAACGGCTCACACGTCGACCCAATCGCAGAGAAGCTCGAACTGGGCTATCCCGCTCGAGACGCCCTCGCCGAGAGTCTCCTCGCACTCGACTACGAGAAAGACGACTACGATACGCCCCGAATCGGGGCGACGATCGGTGCCGACGGCGAGGCCCTGATCGGAACGGTCCGAAAAGACGCCCTGTTCGTCGAGACCGTCGAAGAGCCGACGCTCGTCGCGACCTACGAGAAGAACGCACCCGACTCGTTCGAGTTCGAGGCAACCACCGCGACAGAAGCAGCAACCGACGCTTACGACCTCGAGTTCGAACACGCAGTCTGTGCAGCGGGCGTCGCCCGAACCGACAACGGCTTCGAGACGGCACTCGAGAACGGCGACTGA
- a CDS encoding metallophosphoesterase family protein produces MNVGLLSDIHGNRIALEAVLEDMPSVDRLLCAGDVVGYNPWPADCVDVLRSRDVPTVMGNHDAAVVDEAPFQFNGMARAGVEHATDQLSDDQLGWLESLPTERLACDGRVKLVHGHPDDPKRYTRYTYPNEFSPRLLEDEDVLVLGHTHVQGVERFREGIVVNPGSVGQPRDGDPRAAYAVVDLDRLTVDTYRVEYDIESVQTAVSDADLPTRIGSRLERGK; encoded by the coding sequence ATGAACGTCGGACTACTCTCCGACATCCACGGCAACCGGATCGCCCTCGAGGCAGTGCTCGAGGACATGCCGTCAGTCGACCGCCTGCTGTGTGCCGGTGACGTCGTCGGCTACAACCCGTGGCCGGCGGACTGTGTCGACGTACTTCGCTCGCGAGACGTGCCGACAGTGATGGGAAATCACGACGCCGCAGTCGTCGACGAGGCTCCGTTTCAGTTCAACGGAATGGCCCGTGCTGGCGTCGAACACGCGACGGACCAGCTCTCCGACGATCAGTTGGGGTGGCTCGAGTCGCTGCCGACCGAACGACTGGCGTGTGACGGACGAGTAAAACTCGTCCACGGCCATCCTGACGACCCGAAACGCTACACTCGCTACACCTACCCCAACGAGTTCTCACCGAGGCTCCTTGAGGACGAAGACGTCCTGGTTCTGGGCCACACGCACGTCCAGGGCGTCGAGCGCTTTCGCGAGGGAATCGTCGTCAATCCAGGCAGCGTTGGCCAACCTCGAGACGGCGATCCACGGGCGGCCTACGCGGTGGTCGACCTCGATCGCCTGACGGTCGACACGTACCGTGTGGAGTACGACATCGAATCGGTCCAGACGGCAGTTTCCGACGCCGATCTCCCGACACGAATCGGGTCTCGACTCGAGCGCGGGAAGTAG